The nucleotide window GAATGGAAATCTTAGATGTGTCAAAGGATCTAAACAGGTACAACCTTCAATTCAAACACAAAGTCAACATCCTTTTGGCATTTAATTTAATGCTAAAAAGAATAGATATCAgatacacaaacacacacaaggatttatatatgtttttttaataactgtattgatttatttataattatatgtatgattgtttgtattttatatatatacatacatgcatacatacatatatttatatattacagataggaaaaaaaagagagggaagaaTATAACAAATTCATGAGAATGGGCACTCCATGAATTTAAAGAATTAGCAAAAACACATTTACCGGAAGTTTGCGGtaacatccaaactcacaaaGAGCtgcatttgaaattattttttctctcttcgaAGTAAGGACACCCTCGGGTTGATCTTGATAGGTCTTAAAAAGCTGTTGACTCACTGCATATTTGAGAAATGAATCTCCAAGCGTTTCTAAGGATTCCAAGTCAAATGTCTCTTGGCATTTCTTTGTAGTAATTGCTTCCAAGACCTACCATCAAGATATGGTTAACAAAAGTTCAATATGCCGTTAATGACAGTGATACTGATACTGTGTCTTCGAAGGGAATGAAAGTCTtactaatacaaaatattagtAAATAGTTTATCAGGCCAGAATGACAGAGGAGGGGGGGAGTGTATATTACCCACATTTTTTTGATACAGCaattttaagtatatatatatatagtattctCCATTAAGCATCTTATGcttaagttttaaaaaacaGTGGGAGTTTAAAATGTAAACTTTcctgaaataataaaatgtaaatttagcTGCAGACAATTTCACAACCAGATAAAAGAACAGGCAGGAACCATATGCTTTATCCCCATTGTTCTAACAGTAGCATGCTTGATCTTGGCTGCTCTTGACAACAATGGTTAACTGTTGAAAACTTTGCACAATGCACATTCCATGGCGCAAATTCATGATAATAGACAATACTATCATCTACGGAAAATAACATAATCATCAATGATGGACTAGGACTTCAGTAAAGTAATGCCAACAACTATCAAGAGCACATTTATAAGAAGGATAACGCACCTTGGAAATTGGGACAACATCATTTTGTGTGCAATGATCCAAATGCATCTTTTTTAAGTTGGCAGCTATAAGCAAAGACTCAAGTCGGTGCATGATTGAAGGAACAAAtgagaaagaataaaatgtaTTGACTGATATCGGCGACATAACTATAGAACAAAGCTCCGGAGGCAATTCAACCGACCGCTTACTCAATTCTGGAAAGATAAAACAGGTAGCATTTACTAATAAAGAAGCATCATAGGTCTAATAATGTTAAAGAGCTTATTCAAGAAAATATCCTCTAGGGTATCCTATGCATTGTCACTTCAACccttatcaaaatatcataatgCAACCTGGACTTGAGGAGTAAACCAAGATGAACATTTACTACAGCAGGAAAGGAGTAAACCAAGATGACCAGCTGGGATAATTTATTTTGCTCTAATCAAGATGAATCAGATAAGTCCAAAGCCaacaatagaaaatagaaataattttgtagCACAGAAGACTTGTGGAATAAAAAAAggcaaatttttaaatttctttcttaaaagaaataaacGAGGCTGGATTATTCCTTTTTATACAAACCATATGCCAAACAGAGGGCAGAGCCAAGAAGACTAGCACttaggcttgtttggattcacaagtcatctcagctcatctcaactaatctcaactcatctcactactattcattactattcagcaactttaactcacaaatctcactactattcacaactcatctcattactattcacaatccatctcaactcatctcagctcatctcaagtcatcttcgaatccaaacatctccttaaacTGAAAGCCTACCCCCAAGAGAATCGTGATTGACTAGTGCTTGTGTCAAAAGAAAGGATGAGAATCTAACATATAAGAACTTCAAACCTTTCTCTTTCTGATTTCTGCCTCTTTGAAGATAATTTTTCACCCTAAAAATGGGTCTCCCACTAACCCATGATTCGTGCTCATAAAGCAGCTTGATTCCATGCCTGTGTTTGgaaaattttggattaattACAATTAGCATTCCACAATTACAACATATTCTTAAAGAACAACAGTAGATTTACATTCGACGGTTgcaacatattcttaagaacaaCAGTAGATTTACATTCAACAGTCTATAATAGTTACATACTGTTTTTCATAGTACTCCTTGTAAGTATTGATTTTGCGACGACGGTGCTGCATACGTGAGTTTGCATTCAATTCCAAAATCCCAGTTGTGCAATACAACTGATCAGTGTGAGGGGTGTACACCAAAGAATTCTGAAGCAGGCAAGTGCATACAGGACCATCTTTGGTTTGTACAATACGAGCACAACAATCCTTGGGTAAAGCACAATTCAAGTGAATTTCACCATTCTTCATACACGAAAATAGCACAGAATTAACGCAATGCCAATCAATGATCACAGGTCTCTGAGGCTTTCCAGTGGCTGGGAGCAAAAGATAATCAGTCTCAGCTCCCAAAATATCTCTATCCATATTCAAATCATGATAAATAAGAACTCTTAAAAGAGTTTTCTGAAACCTTCGACACAAAAGGACCTGCAAACAAAAtgctttattatttaatataccACTTAAACTAACAAAGTAAAGCAAAgtgaaaaaaaacagagagagagagagagagagagaagtgaccTGATCTGTGCGGAGATTAATCTCTCCTACATATTTAAAGTTCACTGTCAAACTACCCCTGTCAACATCCAAGTCAAAATGCAAGCTTTCAAGTTCAGATTCTAGCTTATTTCTCAGGACAAGCACAATATCATGAACTGGAATATCGTTAACAAATTTCTGCTCCAGCTCCAGCTCCATTAAGTAGCAATGATACAATATATTCGAATTCTTTGGAACATGACCGACCAGTTCAGGTGGGAAATAACTGGGTTGCTTATCAACATAAGGTTCGTTCCCTGTAGATTTAATGGTTACAAATAAGAGTATTAGTGGCAATCaacaaaagaataagaaaacaaTGGGGCTGAAAAAACACAAGGGGCACAGAATTCTTCCTGTCTTACATATGGGCATTGTAAGCATAAAATGGATAACAGTCAATGCTTGAAGAAAAATGCACACACAATACAATAAATTTTACCCCTTTCTTGAAGATTATGTCTCAATACACCAATCTCATGAAGTTGATTGCATGCTTCAAGAATGATCTCAGAATTCATGTGTCCTTATTGAACAAAGGAAAGCTCTTGGGAAGTGCAAGTCTTCTGATCCCTGAAAGCTTGAAATTTACAAGTCAATGAACAGAACACGTAGCAGAATGAGATAATAAAGATTACCGATGAGGAACAACTAACCAATCTGAAGATAAGAGAACAATGATTGAATCAAATATAGTTGAAGCAGAGAGTGATTGaaggggaaaaaagagaaaggacTAAAAGAACTTCGACAAATAACTGGGTTGCAGAGAATGAAAGCCAGTTGCAACGCTTTGTTATATATACACAGGCAGCTACGAGATCACACCGAAGGCTCGTGCTGGGTGACAGGAAAAGACGTGGAAAATTCTATTTGCTTCCGGGGCAAGGAACCTCCTGCCTAAGCCTTTGAGTTATGCTTATTAATAATGATTATGGATATTGATTATAAAACTGAttttgtcattatttgagtAATAAATATGAGTTTATTGATACAATTTATGATTGCGAGATATGTACATGGAATTGTTATAATAGCTGTGTAGTGTTGGCTTGAATTTTCTTATAGATGCCTCTTtgggaaatgatttgtaaaaatttaaaatagataaattttgcaTAATTCTTCTGTAAGAAATTGAACTCTaccttcaaaaaatattaaaaaaaaaagaaatattttctgttttagttaaactcacatttttataaaagagtttcATATAGTCCGACATTTATCACTATGACTCAGCACCACACTGGCTCTGTTTGGATAGAggaaatatctcatctcatctcattattataacttttctaaatttttatacaaaatataaaaaataatatttcaataatattttattcaacttttatctaaaaccatatcatttaatctcactatccaaacagcacCTAAAGGTATTCTGTCTGCGTAGAAAGATCTGCCAACTAAAATTAGCAATGTAGCTTAGGTTATTGTTTTTGGTTGTTGAATCAACTTAACTcgtctcaatttatctcaaactaatcattgataggatccactactttttcaacttttcataaaaaaagttaaactcatctcaatctatttcattCACTTAAATAcatatctcaatctatttacatttaaatacatcttaatgagactcataaaatattattattcaaatatcaactcaaatcatctgAGGTCATTTCCATATCCAAACGCAACCATTTTATGTAAGTTAAGCCTCTAATTAATAATCTGATTTAACTCAAGTGGCACTTGTTTTATTGTTATCTCTACGTTTGATTCCTTCCTCGTATATATTGTGGGCAGAATTTGATTTGTAACTCTTTTAGAAAATGGGACAATGCCATATATGCCTTACGTAACTCAAGTGGCACTTGTTTTATTGTTATCTCTAGGAGTACACAAATTACACATATATAATAGAACCACCTTGGCGACGCCAATCACTGTGACACCTACTTTTTATGTTTAGAAATTGGGACAATGCCATATATGCCTGACGTACGTGTTCATCACCaatcaaataaattgaaacaaaaGCTTGGAAGACTTTAGATTCGCCAAAGACTTTAAATTATTTGGCATATATGCCATATATGCCTGACGTACgtgtttcatatatatagtcCGACATCTATCACTATGACTCAGCACCACACATTGGCCCCGTTTGAATAGGAAAAGTATCTCATCTagtctcattattacaatttttctaaatttttatacaaaatataatatacaattcaactttttcaagtcctaaaataataataatattaaaaaataatattctaataatattttattcaactttcatctaaaacaatactatctcatcttattatccaaaccacACCTAAAAGTATTTTGTCTGCATAGAAAGATCCGCCCACTAAAGCTAGCAATGTATAGCTTAGGTtggtgtgtttggttgttgtaatcaacttaactcatctcaatttatctcaaactaatcattgataggatttattattttttcaacttttcataaaaaaagttaaactcatctcaatctacttcatacattcaagacatatttcaatctatttacatttaaatacatctcaATGAGACCCATAAAACACTATtattcaaatatcaactcaaatcatctgagatcatttcaatatccaaacacaaccattTTATGTAAGTTTAGCCTCTAATTAATAATCTGATTTAACTCAAGTGGCACTTGTTTTATTGTTATCTCTACGTTTGATTCCTTCCTTGTATATATTGTGGGCAGAATTTGATTTGTAACTCTTTTAGAAAATGGGACAATGCCCCATATATGCCTTACGTAGGTGTTCATCaccaatcaaattataaattgaaacaAAAGCTTGAAAGACTTTAGATTCGCCAAAGACTTTAAATTATTTGGTCACCAACTAATTTGCCTCCATTGGTTACAAGGAAAGTGacacctctctctttctccaaagACGTCCTGAGGTCCAACTTTAATAATTATTGATCAGTCGAAGAAAGAATAAAGTGACTTGTGCATTTAGGGTGGCAAGTAAAAAGAATACCGTTTGGCAAATTTTTAACCTGTGcattgagttaagttgaattgagttgataaaatattattttttaatattattattattttaaaatttaaaaaaattaaattacttattatattttatgttaaaatttaaaacaattataataataatttgaaataaattgagatgagttaaaatcaATTTACTTACCAAACTTAAGTTTAGCCCAATTCAACTTGATTTCAATTTGGTTTGTTTATTaagtcattttttttcaatttttttatgaagataaAGTTATGATCGGTCGCCAGACTTTGACTCATTTAAAACTTGATTTGATTCGTACaacttctattcattatttttatggtATTACTACTAACTTCATATTGAGAGTATATCAgttatttaaaaagataatagaaaatcatatattttaatagtggTGTAATTGGTGTGATCCGTTTCGGGGATCATGGATCGAAAATTTTGATCCAATTGGTTCATATAAGCTATGATGTGAATAATTACTAACTTAATTTGATCCGGTTGGTTTTCCGGTCCCGACCGAAAATTTTTCACCCCTAATTTCTTATATGATATATGTTTACACATATAAacaatataacaaaatttacaaaatcccAAAGTAGATTAAGTTATAACATACgccataaataattaattttgtcaaaattaaataactaaTGAACACGTTTGAtctcatttgaaaaatgaatgaactgcttatgaaaataaattataatttaataataagttTTTGCTCGATTCATTTTTGAATACAAATTAAATGAACAGAGTTTGGTCATTCGCTACTTGTTTGAACTTGACTTATTTACGGGGCTAGGTCCACTTATTTTGCTTTGAACAATTCCTTGCATTGTAGTCCTTTCAAACTTCCACTTTAACTAATACTAAAACCATTAAAATTGTGACTTTGGAATCATGATGACAAATACAAGAAAGAATGAAGTTTAGGATCTGTAATACCCCGCTTAATTAACCCTGATCCAAGTACATTCATGAgcctagcccaagaaaaccTTGAATCAAGCCCCTAGGAAATCAAGACTAGTTTTGGCCCAAGTATAGAAAGGCATAAAAGcctttggtgtagattggaccaTTGGCCCTTTTCAAGCCCATGTGacccaaagccatgtttggactcatttcaCCATTCAAAACGCAAGACCCagtacaccataccattggtttccttaagcccaaatcacactcaaagtacccaaattaagttttgaaaattagcTAAGGTCATTGATCATCACACTTGATattagtgcactttaagccatactttgaagcttaatcatgcttaatattttcttaaaatttttaattcaaatttttttgaattaatactcccttaaaccatgatCAGACCATATTAATACCCTAGTTAAACCatcccacatgtcattaagaaaaatgacataataaGCCCAAATCATGCTTTaatcggttttgtgcattgccctttaTAATgtttggactgttttgcccttgggcCCAACATTTTTGTAGTTTGTCCTCAatggtaatatggtccttaaacacctcatgagaccctCTCAAACTCATTTCGAGCCTTGGATGAAATTGGTTggatcaaccaactcaaagaacccAATCGGGTGCatcttggtctagtttgtgtggGAACCGTTTAGATTGAATTTGAACTAGCctcctgccatggtttgcaccaccaccctacgccacctccttctccacctaattaccaagaagtccc belongs to Juglans regia cultivar Chandler chromosome 8, Walnut 2.0, whole genome shotgun sequence and includes:
- the LOC109000534 gene encoding endoribonuclease Dicer homolog 2-like yields the protein MNSEIILEACNQLHEIGVLRHNLQERGNEPYVDKQPSYFPPELVGHVPKNSNILYHCYLMELELEQKFVNDIPVHDIVLVLRNKLESELESLHFDLDVDRGSLTVNFKYVGEINLRTDQVLLCRRFQKTLLRVLIYHDLNMDRDILGAETDYLLLPATGKPQRPVIIDWHCVNSVLFSCMKNGEIHLNCALPKDCCARIVQTKDGPVCTCLLQNSLVYTPHTDQLYCTTGILELNANSRMQHRRRKINTYKEYYEKQHGIKLLYEHESWVSGRPIFRVKNYLQRGRNQKEKELSKRSVELPPELCSIVMSPISVNTFYSFSFVPSIMHRLESLLIAANLKKMHLDHCTQNDVVPISKVLEAITTKKCQETFDLESLETLGDSFLKYAVSQQLFKTYQDQPEGVLTSKREKIISNAALCEFGCYRKLPGFIQNESFDPKKWIILGDRLGSASSEELLFNTRKIYIRETRKMESKTVADVVEALIGAFLSIGGETSALLFMEWLGIKVDFRKTPYERPFLIHAEKRLNVRHLESLLKYSFRDPSLLVEALTHGSMHREIPRDYERLEFLGDSVLDYLMTKHFYYKYPGLSPEQLTDMRSASVNNDCYARSAVKWELHKHILHASQDLHKQIVETSNNFEKVSSESTFGWDSKTTFPKVLGDIIESLAGAILVDSGYNKEMVFGSIRPLLEPLITPETLMSHPVKELMELCQKEHYTIEENRNNDEGLSSITVKVDAKGRSFEDTATAANRKTAKKLAYKKVLKSLKDFSLHGKS